The Paenibacillus sophorae genome has a segment encoding these proteins:
- a CDS encoding VOC family protein, producing the protein MAKLTPYIFSEDARSQAAFYTEALGGEVLSVMTFADGPDPNPEYKDKVMHLSFKAAGIQFYMSDSFKPIERGNGLALTLEFSTEEEAYAAFDKLAEGGKVIDALKRQFWGAHFGQLEDKYGVSWQVVTEMETPEPS; encoded by the coding sequence ATGGCTAAACTGACCCCCTACATTTTTTCGGAGGATGCAAGATCGCAGGCTGCGTTTTACACCGAGGCGCTTGGCGGAGAAGTTCTGAGTGTGATGACATTCGCGGATGGACCTGACCCAAATCCGGAGTATAAGGACAAGGTTATGCATCTGAGTTTCAAGGCCGCAGGTATTCAATTCTATATGAGCGACTCTTTTAAGCCGATTGAACGGGGAAATGGGTTGGCTCTTACGCTGGAGTTTTCGACCGAAGAAGAGGCTTATGCAGCTTTTGATAAGCTTGCCGAAGGCGGCAAAGTAATCGACGCGTTGAAGCGGCAATTTTGGGGAGCGCACTTCGGTCAGCTTGAGGACAAGTACGGGGTGTCGTGGCAAGTCGTAACGGAGATGGAGACGCCTGAACCATCCTGA
- a CDS encoding ABC transporter ATP-binding protein → MDVLRQLRVFYRERLHFLILSIVCLAAATAVGLITPNLLRKLIDDVILPMKFGEVPLIALTVLAVVCVKACLQFAHGFFGGRLGNYLAYRLRNACYEKLQFLSFRYYDTAKTGDLMSRLTGDLEAIRLFIGFGFAQLLNVFFMVVFGSIMMFSLNWQLTLVTLVTMPFLAAVAFKFEARIHPAFQEMRQALSELTTTVQENVTGVRTVKSFAREPYEVDKFSGRNERYKNNQIYAAGLWSKFFPAMEFLACACVVILLGVGGTLVINKQMTLGELVAFFSLIWYIIAPVWGLGFHINNYTQSKASGERVLEVLNQWIDVQDKPDAVELNSAEVKGHIVFDHVTFAYGNKVPAVTDIHFEAKPGSVIGFLGGTGSGKSTIIQLLMRAYDVDEGSIRLDGTDIRELGVRSLRSQIAAVFQETFLFSSSIRGNIAYGLKEVTMEEVIRAAKLAKAHDFIMEMPEGYDTVVGERGMGLSGGQKQRIAIARALLKNPRILILDDATSAVDMETEHEIQTGFQEVMRGRTTLIIAHRISSLRHADQIIVMDEGEIVQRGTHEELIGMPGAYRDVYRIQYADYLAKAAGGEHQ, encoded by the coding sequence ATGGATGTTCTTAGGCAGCTGCGGGTCTTTTACCGGGAGAGGCTGCATTTTCTGATTCTATCGATCGTTTGTTTGGCTGCCGCTACGGCAGTGGGGCTGATTACCCCCAACCTGCTAAGAAAGCTGATTGACGATGTTATCTTGCCCATGAAATTTGGTGAAGTTCCACTGATCGCACTGACGGTATTGGCAGTTGTATGTGTGAAGGCGTGTCTGCAGTTTGCACACGGATTTTTCGGAGGAAGGCTCGGGAATTATTTGGCCTACCGTCTTCGCAACGCTTGTTATGAGAAGCTGCAATTTTTGTCGTTCCGTTATTATGACACCGCCAAGACCGGCGATCTTATGTCCCGGCTAACTGGAGATCTGGAAGCAATCCGCCTTTTTATTGGTTTCGGATTTGCTCAGCTGCTGAATGTCTTCTTTATGGTAGTATTTGGATCGATCATGATGTTCTCACTGAATTGGCAGCTCACGCTGGTGACGCTGGTTACGATGCCGTTCCTGGCTGCGGTTGCCTTTAAATTCGAAGCTCGTATTCACCCTGCTTTTCAGGAGATGCGGCAAGCGCTCAGCGAGCTGACGACAACGGTTCAGGAGAACGTCACCGGTGTGCGGACGGTCAAATCTTTTGCCAGAGAGCCTTATGAGGTAGATAAATTCTCCGGACGCAATGAGCGCTACAAGAACAATCAAATATACGCCGCTGGCTTGTGGAGCAAGTTCTTCCCGGCTATGGAGTTTCTGGCCTGCGCTTGTGTAGTGATTCTGCTTGGCGTGGGCGGAACGCTGGTCATTAACAAACAAATGACGCTCGGCGAGCTTGTCGCCTTTTTCAGCCTAATCTGGTATATTATTGCGCCTGTATGGGGTCTCGGCTTTCATATTAACAACTATACGCAGTCAAAGGCTTCCGGAGAGAGAGTGCTGGAGGTATTGAACCAGTGGATTGACGTGCAGGACAAACCGGATGCGGTAGAGCTGAACTCAGCCGAAGTTAAGGGCCATATCGTCTTTGACCATGTTACCTTTGCCTACGGAAACAAGGTGCCGGCGGTTACAGACATTCATTTTGAAGCTAAACCGGGTTCGGTCATCGGCTTTCTGGGCGGAACCGGGTCGGGAAAATCGACGATTATTCAGCTGCTGATGCGTGCTTATGATGTGGATGAAGGCAGCATTAGGCTTGACGGAACTGACATTAGAGAACTGGGAGTGCGGAGTCTGAGATCGCAGATCGCCGCCGTGTTCCAGGAGACCTTTTTGTTCTCGTCCTCCATTCGGGGAAATATCGCTTATGGGCTGAAAGAAGTGACGATGGAGGAGGTAATCCGGGCGGCAAAATTAGCCAAAGCGCATGATTTTATTATGGAAATGCCGGAAGGCTATGACACCGTTGTGGGTGAGCGCGGTATGGGTCTGTCGGGAGGCCAGAAGCAGCGGATCGCCATCGCGAGAGCCCTGCTGAAGAATCCGCGGATATTGATTCTTGACGACGCCACCAGCGCGGTCGATATGGAAACAGAACATGAAATACAGACGGGCTTCCAAGAGGTTATGCGCGGCCGGACGACGCTTATCATTGCTCACCGGATATCATCTCTCCGCCATGCCGATCAGATTATTGTCATGGATGAAGGGGAAATTGTGCAGCGGGGCACCCATGAGGAACTGATTGGCATGCCCGGGGCATACCGGGATGTGTACCGGATTCAATACGCCGATTACCTAGCGAAGGCCGCCGGAGGTGAACACCAGTGA
- a CDS encoding ABC transporter ATP-binding protein: MKSGTDVPVQERFVYKDDDVIDKAFDRKQFTRLFGYMKPYARQMLPLVMLMMVLGTVTKLMVPFLTSLAIDKAIAPKSGSPNQALLYILTAGVIVLYIVQWIAGVFRIKYTNVIGQKVIYDLRSDLFKHIQKLSFNFFDKRPAGSVLVRVTNDINSLQDLFTNGVVNSIIDCVQLAGIVVILLALNWKLGLAVMVTVPIMFLVSTKYRRTIRIAWQAVRIKNSRINSHLNESIQGIRVTQAYTQELENMNYFDTMNWDSKKSWDKASAMNQGFGPIIEVTGGLGTLVLFWLGAYMIQTGNLTVGVLVAFSTYVSNFWDPINRLGQTYNQLLVAMASSERIFEYLDEEPLVQDKPEAKPLPTIHGDISFERVYFEYEKGRAALKGIDLEVSAGQSIALVGHTGSGKSTIINLIGRFYDITGGRITIDGQDIRDVTLNSLRSQIGIVLQDTFIFSGTIRDNIRFGRLDASDMDVEEAAKAVDAHDFIMKLPDGYDTEVEERGSALSMGQRQLLSFARALLANPRILILDEATASIDTETELKIQEALKVLLKGRTSFIVAHRLSTIRHADKIVVLDHGEIKEMGTHQELTEQQGIYNGLIEAQFRFL; encoded by the coding sequence CTGAAGTCAGGAACAGACGTACCGGTACAGGAGAGATTTGTTTACAAGGATGACGACGTCATCGACAAGGCTTTTGACCGGAAACAGTTTACGCGGTTGTTCGGCTACATGAAGCCGTATGCCAGACAAATGCTGCCGCTCGTCATGCTGATGATGGTGCTGGGAACGGTAACGAAGCTCATGGTACCGTTTCTAACCAGTCTTGCGATCGACAAGGCGATTGCGCCTAAGAGCGGGAGCCCGAATCAGGCATTGCTATATATTCTCACGGCGGGTGTTATCGTACTATATATCGTGCAGTGGATTGCAGGCGTATTCCGTATCAAATATACGAATGTGATCGGTCAAAAAGTCATTTATGATCTTCGTTCCGATCTTTTCAAACATATTCAGAAGCTGTCGTTCAACTTCTTCGACAAGCGTCCGGCAGGGTCGGTACTGGTGAGAGTCACCAATGATATTAACTCTCTTCAGGACCTGTTTACGAACGGGGTCGTTAACTCGATTATCGACTGCGTGCAGCTTGCCGGTATTGTCGTTATTTTATTGGCGCTGAACTGGAAGCTCGGTCTTGCGGTCATGGTCACTGTTCCGATTATGTTCCTCGTCTCGACCAAGTATCGCCGGACGATCCGGATAGCTTGGCAGGCGGTGCGGATCAAAAATTCGCGAATCAACTCCCATTTGAACGAATCGATTCAGGGCATCCGGGTAACCCAGGCGTATACTCAGGAGCTTGAGAACATGAACTACTTCGACACGATGAACTGGGACAGCAAGAAATCCTGGGATAAGGCGTCGGCAATGAATCAAGGATTCGGGCCGATTATTGAGGTGACAGGCGGACTCGGAACACTGGTTCTATTCTGGTTAGGCGCGTATATGATACAGACGGGCAATTTGACCGTCGGCGTGCTCGTTGCATTCAGCACATACGTGAGCAATTTCTGGGACCCTATCAATCGGCTCGGGCAGACGTACAATCAACTACTCGTAGCGATGGCTTCCTCGGAACGGATCTTTGAGTATTTGGATGAAGAGCCACTAGTTCAGGACAAACCGGAGGCCAAGCCGTTGCCTACCATTCACGGTGATATTTCCTTTGAACGAGTCTATTTTGAATATGAAAAAGGGCGTGCGGCGCTGAAGGGAATTGACCTCGAAGTATCGGCAGGGCAGTCGATCGCGCTTGTCGGCCATACCGGTTCGGGCAAAAGCACGATTATTAATCTGATTGGACGCTTCTACGATATTACAGGGGGCAGAATTACGATAGACGGCCAAGACATTCGTGATGTCACTCTAAATAGTCTCCGAAGCCAGATTGGAATTGTGCTGCAGGACACATTCATCTTCTCTGGCACGATCAGGGACAACATTCGCTTCGGAAGGCTGGACGCGAGTGACATGGATGTAGAGGAAGCGGCCAAAGCGGTAGACGCCCATGATTTTATTATGAAGCTGCCGGACGGCTACGATACTGAGGTGGAGGAGCGCGGGAGCGCGTTATCCATGGGCCAGCGTCAGCTGTTGTCTTTTGCCCGCGCGCTGCTGGCTAATCCGCGTATTCTGATTCTGGATGAAGCGACGGCGAGCATCGATACTGAAACGGAGCTGAAAATCCAGGAGGCGCTGAAGGTGCTGCTCAAAGGCCGTACTTCGTTTATCGTCGCCCACCGATTGTCCACAATCCGCCATGCGGATAAAATAGTCGTCCTCGACCATGGGGAAATCAAAGAAATGGGAACTCACCAAGAATTGACCGAACAACAAGGCATTTATAACGGTCTGATTGAAGCGCAGTTCCGGTTTCTGTAA